The following coding sequences are from one Tubulanus polymorphus chromosome 12, tnTubPoly1.2, whole genome shotgun sequence window:
- the LOC141913849 gene encoding uncharacterized protein LOC141913849, which yields MSLLVHKDSPLCVKSELDLFTVPGTQINFKECRYVSYEPTTSINDMGPIVFRVPKTEQYLDLNVTYLKLQFKIVNADGTNVGPEKSVSMINGAYSLFSDVQITLNDRVVTHDGGLYPFKCELENMVNYNSETKNNSWLQCDLYVEDEAGKKSNIDPTLPNANSGLVRRNNYTKGSKLVCAYSRLYSDVLRMNKIFINNTDLQIKLTRSKESFALVSPVENPDFRIKIESAQLYIRKLELDSSVLVAHAKALEKNAAKYYFSRTELLSLNIPRGHRTIIKDSVFVGEIPKAIVLALVDDDALSGNYKKNPFDFKDYSLNYIGVTVDNVHAQNSPLIIDSQGDGCEVYHGLYLARGLLYKNEGIGIKREDFKKGNFICGFNMSPEYGDQPHLSLIKKGSLKIEMRFDEALPHNVNLIVYAVFDELLQVTKERHIEIDY from the coding sequence ATGTCGTTATTGGTACATAAGGATTCGCCACTGTGCGTCAAGTCCGAACTCGATTTGTTTACAGTTCCCGGAACACAGATAAATTTCAAAGAATGCCGATACGTTAGCTACGAACCCACTACGTCGATTAACGACATGGGGCCGATTGTATTCAGAGTGCCAAAAACtgaacaatatttagatttaaacgTGACGTATCTAAAACTACAGTTCAAAATAGTTAACGCCGATGGAACTAATGTAGGGCCCGAAAAGTCAGTCTCAATGATCAATGGCGCCTATAGTCTATTTAGCGATGTACAAATTACGCTTAACGACCGAGTGGTTACCCACGACGGGGGGTTATACCCGTTCAAATGTGAGCTGGAAAATATGGTTAATTACAACTCGGAAACTAAAAACAACAGCTGGCTACAATGCGATCTTTATGTCGAAGACGAAGCTGGAAAAAAGTCAAATATCGATCCTACTTTACCAAACGCAAATTCCGGTTTGGTCAGAAGGAATAACTACACTAAAGGCAGTAAACTGGTTTGCGCTTATTCTCGGTTGTATAGCGATGTACTGAGAATGAATAAGATTTTCATCAACAATACAGATTTACAAATAAAACTAACTCGATCAAAGGAAAGTTTTGCTCTAGTTTCCCCTGTCGAAAACCCAGATTTCCGTATAAAGATTGAAAGCGCTCAACTATACATTCGTAAACTAGAACTGGATAGTTCTGTTTTAGTAGCGCATGCTAAAGCACTGGAAAAGAATGcagcaaaatattatttttcgaGAACTGAATTATTATCGTTAAATATTCCAAGAGGTCATAGAACAATTATCAAGGATTCCGTTTTCGTCGGTGAGATACCAAAGGCTATTGTTTTAGCTTTAGTGGACGACGACGCGTTGAGCGGCAATTACAAGAAGAATCCGTTCGATTTCAAGGattattcattgaattatatagGGGTTACCGTTGATAATGTCCATGCACAAAACTCGCCGTTAATTATAGACTCCCAGGGCGACGGCTGCGAGGTGTATCACGGTTTATATTTAGCCCGGGGCTTATTGTATAAAAACGAAGGAATTGGGATAAAACGTGAGGATTTCAAAAAAGGCAATTTTATTTGTGGGTTTAACATGTCGCCCGAGTACGGGGATCAGCCGCACCTGTCACTAATTAAAAAGGGCTCGCTTAAAATCGAAATGCGATTTGATGAAGCTTTACCGCATAACGTGAATTTGATTGTTTACGCCGTTTTCGACGAATTACTACAAGTAACCAAAGAACGTCATATAGAAATCGATTATTAG